One genomic window of [Clostridium] scindens ATCC 35704 includes the following:
- a CDS encoding virulence-associated E family protein: MDGEKTVGEVRQMLETTQKGQTANTPGNYRAVFLHDPLLRGAFSSNLLTDRVDIVKPLGWYRDGNRLTDVDIQYLVLYLEEHYGLTSEKRIEGAIKVAANEYRYHPVRDYLNSLQWDGTERVRYALRHFLGAEVSDYNYEVLLLFMLGAVARVFKPGTKFEVMLCLVGGQGAGKSTFFRFLAVRDEWFSDDLRKLDDDNVYRKLQGHWIIEMSEMIATANAKSIEDIKSFLSRQKETYKAPYEVHPKDHKRQCVFAGTSNTLDFLPLDRTGNRRFLPVQVQAEAAEVHILEDEAASRAYIGQMWAEVMEVYRKGDVKLKLSPAMERYLKEHQRSFMPEDTLATRILNFLDEYGGKMVCSLQIYHEGLGHPDYEEPKQYDIRDINSIMKNYAAGWKAFENPRHFPPPYNRQKGWERAEPPDNGGHGKSGFQPLPEGEAVQLGLPEEWLEGEKP; this comes from the coding sequence ATGGACGGTGAAAAGACGGTGGGGGAAGTCCGGCAGATGCTGGAAACCACCCAGAAGGGGCAGACCGCCAACACGCCGGGGAATTACAGGGCGGTGTTCCTGCATGACCCGCTGCTTCGAGGGGCGTTCAGCAGCAACCTCCTGACTGACCGGGTTGACATTGTGAAGCCCCTTGGCTGGTATCGGGACGGGAACCGGCTGACGGACGTGGATATTCAATATTTAGTTCTGTATTTGGAGGAACACTACGGGCTGACATCAGAGAAGCGGATTGAGGGGGCTATCAAGGTAGCCGCCAATGAATACCGGTATCACCCTGTCCGTGATTACCTGAACAGCCTGCAATGGGACGGGACGGAGCGGGTGCGCTATGCCCTGCGCCATTTCCTCGGTGCGGAGGTGAGCGATTACAATTACGAAGTCCTCCTGCTGTTCATGCTGGGGGCGGTGGCACGGGTATTCAAGCCGGGGACAAAGTTTGAGGTCATGCTCTGTCTGGTGGGCGGTCAGGGAGCCGGGAAGTCCACCTTCTTCCGGTTCCTTGCTGTCCGTGATGAGTGGTTTTCTGATGACCTGCGGAAGTTAGACGATGATAACGTATACCGGAAGCTGCAAGGGCATTGGATTATCGAAATGTCGGAAATGATTGCCACGGCGAACGCAAAGAGCATTGAGGATATTAAGTCCTTTTTGAGCCGCCAGAAGGAAACCTACAAAGCCCCCTATGAAGTCCACCCAAAAGACCACAAGCGGCAGTGCGTGTTTGCCGGGACTTCCAACACGCTGGACTTCCTGCCCCTTGACCGCACCGGGAACCGGCGTTTCCTGCCGGTGCAGGTGCAGGCGGAAGCGGCGGAGGTTCACATTCTGGAAGATGAAGCCGCTTCCAGAGCCTATATCGGGCAGATGTGGGCGGAGGTCATGGAGGTTTACCGGAAAGGGGATGTAAAGTTGAAATTAAGCCCGGCAATGGAGCGGTATCTGAAAGAACACCAACGGTCATTCATGCCAGAGGACACCCTCGCCACCCGGATTCTGAACTTCTTGGACGAGTACGGCGGGAAGATGGTATGCTCCCTGCAAATCTACCATGAAGGGCTGGGGCACCCGGATTATGAGGAACCGAAGCAGTATGACATTCGTGATATTAACTCCATCATGAAGAATTATGCGGCGGGCTGGAAAGCCTTTGAGAATCCACGGCATTTCCCGCCGCCCTATAACCGGCAGAAGGGCTGGGAACGGGCAGAGCCGCCTGACAACGGAGGGCATGGGAAATCGGGTTTCCAGCCTTTGCCCGAAGGGGAAGCCGTCCAGCTTGGGCTGCCGGAGGAATGGCTGGAAGGAGAAAAGCCATAG
- a CDS encoding recombinase family protein: MSRKNNLSNQKITALYCRISLDDGSQNESMSISNQKLLLKDYAEKNGMPRYEYYVDDGYTGRNFNRPSFKRLIADIEAGKVGCVITKDLSRLGRNYIEAGSYIEIFFPKHNVRYIAVTDGVDSLTRQEMDITPFKNILNDMYSRDISKKVLAGRMTRSRQGKFCGGQPPLGLMRDPEEKGHLILDPDTAPTIRKIYDLALNGWGCMRIAKQLMEDKIPITRVKGNTECDVNYYSWGSARISHILRNPFYKGAHLVCRTHQKGIRSNTYDIIPREEWEVLEGCHEAIVSPEDWEKVQELIDRRPPIMEGNACPFYNLFHGIIYCATCGKSMQVRYEKVGRTGKNRFTGEEREPIDKAYYICQTYNRLGKNSCTSHKVEARDLYNLVLKDIQELAAMALKDVESFYQRISSRMERRYLADASEMEKERERLEARNREIDDMFLNLYTDKAKGILSEQRFVKLTAAMEREQEENQKQLKELALSLRRSNEQESDVRTFIREIRQYAAVRELDEGILNRLISRILVGEVKKVDGEKFQEIKIIYNFVGEIPAVTE, from the coding sequence ATGAGCAGGAAAAATAACCTATCGAATCAGAAAATAACCGCCCTCTATTGCAGGATTTCCCTTGATGACGGCAGCCAGAATGAGAGTATGAGTATCTCGAACCAGAAACTTTTGCTCAAAGATTACGCTGAAAAGAACGGTATGCCCCGGTACGAGTATTACGTGGACGACGGGTATACGGGAAGGAATTTCAACCGCCCTTCGTTTAAGCGTCTGATTGCCGACATTGAAGCTGGGAAGGTGGGCTGCGTGATAACCAAAGACCTTTCAAGGCTTGGGAGGAACTATATTGAAGCGGGCAGTTATATCGAAATCTTTTTCCCAAAACACAATGTAAGGTATATAGCGGTCACGGACGGCGTGGACAGCCTGACAAGGCAGGAAATGGATATTACGCCGTTCAAAAATATCCTGAATGATATGTACAGCCGGGATATTTCAAAGAAAGTGCTTGCCGGGCGCATGACACGCTCCCGTCAGGGGAAGTTTTGCGGCGGGCAGCCGCCCCTTGGCCTGATGCGTGACCCGGAGGAAAAGGGACACCTTATCCTTGACCCGGACACTGCGCCGACTATCCGTAAAATCTATGACCTTGCCTTAAACGGCTGGGGGTGTATGCGGATTGCCAAACAGCTTATGGAGGATAAAATCCCCATCACACGGGTAAAGGGCAATACGGAATGTGACGTGAATTATTACTCATGGGGGAGCGCACGGATTAGCCATATCCTGCGGAACCCATTTTATAAGGGGGCGCATTTAGTCTGCCGGACGCACCAGAAAGGAATCCGCTCCAACACCTATGACATCATTCCCCGTGAGGAATGGGAAGTGCTTGAGGGCTGCCATGAAGCTATCGTAAGCCCGGAGGACTGGGAAAAGGTGCAGGAACTGATTGACCGCCGCCCGCCTATCATGGAGGGGAACGCTTGCCCCTTCTACAACCTGTTCCACGGCATTATCTACTGTGCCACCTGTGGGAAGTCCATGCAGGTACGCTATGAGAAGGTGGGCAGAACCGGGAAGAACCGCTTTACCGGCGAGGAACGGGAGCCGATAGACAAGGCGTATTATATCTGCCAGACGTATAACCGGCTTGGGAAGAACTCCTGCACCAGCCATAAGGTGGAAGCGAGGGATTTGTACAACCTTGTGCTGAAGGATATTCAGGAACTTGCGGCAATGGCGTTGAAAGACGTGGAATCGTTCTACCAGCGGATCAGCAGCCGCATGGAGCGGCGGTATCTGGCGGACGCTTCGGAGATGGAGAAGGAACGGGAGCGGCTGGAAGCAAGGAACCGGGAGATTGACGATATGTTCCTGAACCTGTATACCGACAAGGCAAAGGGAATCCTGTCCGAGCAGCGGTTTGTGAAGCTGACGGCGGCAATGGAGCGGGAACAGGAGGAAAACCAGAAGCAGCTAAAAGAACTGGCACTCTCCCTGCGCCGCTCCAACGAGCAGGAAAGTGATGTCCGCACCTTTATCCGGGAAATCAGGCAGTACGCCGCAGTCCGGGAACTGGACGAGGGTATCTTAAACCGCCTTATCAGCCGGATTCTGGTGGGGGAGGTGAAAAAGGTTGACGGGGAGAAATTTCAGGAAATCAAAATCATTTATAACTTTGTCGGGGAGATACCGGCGGTAACAGAATAA
- a CDS encoding GNAT family N-acetyltransferase translates to MRELMLVRPSKLYAKQVMSYKEEMLQCGDSFDGCAGLEDVQSFDEWIDFERRLREKYKSGYVPSEVFLAVRRKDDFVVGMIDFRHPLSDFLKNFGGNIGYSVRPSERRKGYASEMLGLVLPFCRAFGESKVLVTCDKRNVASQRTIIKNGGVMENEIVDTVGLSKSGIIQRFWISI, encoded by the coding sequence ATGCGTGAATTGATGTTGGTTAGGCCATCTAAACTATATGCAAAACAAGTCATGTCATATAAAGAAGAAATGTTACAATGTGGAGATAGTTTTGATGGTTGTGCAGGTCTTGAAGATGTCCAATCATTTGATGAGTGGATTGACTTTGAGAGAAGATTAAGAGAAAAATATAAAAGCGGATATGTTCCATCAGAAGTGTTTTTAGCGGTAAGGCGAAAAGACGATTTTGTTGTTGGTATGATTGATTTTCGACACCCATTATCGGATTTTCTCAAAAATTTTGGGGGTAATATTGGATATAGTGTTCGTCCGTCAGAAAGACGAAAAGGTTATGCGTCTGAAATGCTGGGATTAGTTTTACCTTTTTGCCGTGCGTTTGGAGAAAGCAAGGTTTTAGTAACCTGCGATAAGCGAAATGTAGCTTCGCAAAGGACGATTATTAAAAACGGTGGAGTGATGGAAAATGAAATTGTTGATACAGTGGGATTAAGTAAAAGTGGCATTATTCAAAGATTTTGGATTTCAATATAG
- a CDS encoding GNAT family N-acetyltransferase, which translates to MEIRYITKDDNPLEISKIYESSWKYAYKNIIPQNYLNSIPTGQWANSINKIGMNNLVLIEHGRLIGTASFCKSRWEKYSEYGEIVSIYFLPDYIGKGYGRLLLNKCIKELKQCGFSKVLLWVLEDNHRARKFYEKNGFIYSEVFRDDNIGGKDIREVLYFLV; encoded by the coding sequence ATGGAGATTAGATACATCACCAAAGATGATAATCCTCTTGAAATAAGCAAAATATATGAAAGTAGTTGGAAATACGCATATAAAAACATTATTCCTCAAAACTATCTTAATAGTATTCCAACGGGGCAATGGGCTAATAGTATCAATAAAATTGGTATGAATAACCTTGTTCTGATAGAACATGGGCGTCTTATAGGTACTGCAAGTTTCTGTAAATCAAGATGGGAAAAATACAGCGAATATGGAGAAATCGTTTCCATATATTTTTTGCCTGATTACATTGGAAAAGGATACGGTAGGTTATTGCTTAACAAGTGTATTAAAGAATTAAAACAATGCGGATTTAGTAAAGTGCTTTTATGGGTTTTGGAGGATAATCATAGAGCAAGAAAATTTTATGAAAAAAACGGATTTATTTATTCAGAAGTATTTCGGGATGATAATATCGGTGGGAAAGATATAAGAGAGGTATTGTATTTCCTTGTATAG
- a CDS encoding GNAT family N-acetyltransferase, with translation MIRIRPYKASDVDTILSWCQDEKAFYQWTAGVLGNYPITQNEFCFVESLMPFTAFDETGIVGFFTLRNPDESLDELRFGFVIINPHKRGKGYGKAMLQLGLKFAFEIYGAKKVSLGVFENNLPAYYCYKAVGFSDVVLDTTERYCILGEEWKCKELIMENR, from the coding sequence ATGATTAGAATAAGACCATATAAAGCTTCGGATGTAGATACGATATTATCGTGGTGTCAAGATGAAAAAGCATTTTATCAATGGACAGCAGGTGTACTTGGTAATTACCCAATAACACAAAATGAATTTTGCTTTGTTGAATCTCTAATGCCGTTTACTGCATTTGATGAAACTGGAATTGTTGGTTTTTTTACACTAAGGAATCCTGATGAATCTTTGGATGAATTACGCTTTGGATTTGTTATTATAAATCCTCACAAGAGAGGAAAAGGCTATGGAAAAGCTATGCTCCAGTTAGGTCTAAAATTTGCATTTGAAATATATGGAGCAAAAAAAGTATCATTGGGTGTTTTTGAGAATAATCTTCCAGCTTATTACTGTTATAAGGCAGTCGGTTTTAGCGACGTAGTTCTTGATACAACAGAAAGATATTGTATTCTGGGTGAGGAATGGAAGTGCAAAGAATTGATTATGGAAAATAGATAG
- a CDS encoding D-psicose 3-epimerase, which produces MKIGIYCSYWDKEWGGDPLPLIKKVRALGFDVLEVACANYDQLPDNYFDKMRKEAEKYEIILTGGYGPIPEHNIASRNPAIVRNGFDFYSNIFPKMQRAGIKTLGGALYSYWPVDFSGEINKAADTSFSIRNMKRIADLAERYNITLLMESLSRFEGYIINTAKEAVDYVNAVNRENVKVLLDTFHMNIEEDNILDAIRTCGSYLGELHVGEANRRPPREDGLPWDKIVKVLKEIAFDGNIVMEPFVNQGGKVGQDIKVWRNLLADDKEETLDQAAGASVQYLKRLVETV; this is translated from the coding sequence ATGAAAATTGGTATTTATTGTTCCTATTGGGATAAAGAATGGGGCGGTGATCCGCTTCCCCTTATTAAAAAGGTAAGAGCGTTAGGGTTTGACGTACTGGAAGTAGCCTGTGCTAATTATGATCAGTTACCGGATAATTATTTTGATAAAATGAGAAAGGAAGCGGAAAAGTACGAGATTATATTAACCGGAGGTTACGGCCCAATCCCGGAGCACAATATTGCATCAAGAAATCCGGCAATTGTCAGAAATGGTTTTGATTTCTACAGCAACATTTTTCCTAAGATGCAGCGGGCAGGGATCAAGACCCTTGGTGGAGCACTCTATTCCTATTGGCCGGTGGATTTTTCCGGAGAAATAAATAAAGCGGCGGATACAAGCTTTAGTATCAGGAATATGAAACGTATTGCTGATTTGGCAGAAAGGTATAACATTACCTTGCTGATGGAGTCTTTGAGCCGTTTTGAAGGTTATATCATTAATACCGCCAAAGAAGCAGTTGATTATGTTAATGCTGTTAACAGGGAAAATGTAAAGGTGCTTCTTGACACCTTTCACATGAATATCGAAGAGGACAACATCCTTGATGCTATCAGAACCTGCGGAAGTTATTTGGGTGAATTACATGTGGGTGAGGCTAATCGCAGGCCGCCGCGGGAAGACGGTTTGCCCTGGGACAAGATTGTCAAAGTCTTAAAAGAAATCGCGTTTGACGGTAATATTGTTATGGAACCCTTTGTGAATCAAGGCGGTAAAGTGGGGCAGGACATTAAGGTCTGGCGCAATTTACTCGCTGATGATAAAGAAGAGACCCTAGATCAGGCAGCCGGCGCATCAGTTCAGTATCTAAAGAGACTTGTGGAGACGGTATAA
- a CDS encoding carbohydrate ABC transporter permease: protein MKIKKIMSPVIWVLLSLIIIFPIYILFMSSFKGENEIFATTLIPKNFTLENFILVFESGFLNSIKNSFIVATSVTVVALILHAMAGYALARMNFPGRQLIFRTMMGTLMIPFTVIMVPLFMITKSFHMTNSYLGLIIPSLFNAYGIFMYCQFYRDFPAELEEAAYMEGCSRASVFFRIVLPLSKPVMIPLTIAFFLGNWNNYLWPLIVNKKKEFEVVQVALANLAGSGYATPWNVLIASAAVAALPTFILFLILQKYLVEGIKMSGIK, encoded by the coding sequence ATGAAGATAAAAAAAATAATGTCCCCGGTAATTTGGGTTTTGTTAAGCCTGATTATAATTTTCCCTATATATATTTTATTTATGAGTTCTTTTAAGGGTGAAAATGAGATCTTTGCAACTACACTAATTCCTAAGAACTTTACACTGGAAAATTTTATATTGGTATTTGAATCGGGTTTTTTGAATTCGATTAAGAATTCATTTATTGTTGCCACAAGCGTAACGGTGGTTGCACTAATCTTACACGCTATGGCGGGGTATGCACTGGCCAGAATGAACTTTCCCGGAAGGCAGCTGATATTCAGAACAATGATGGGAACATTGATGATTCCGTTTACCGTCATTATGGTTCCGCTCTTTATGATTACAAAGTCTTTTCACATGACGAATTCTTATTTGGGATTGATTATACCATCCTTATTTAATGCTTATGGTATTTTCATGTACTGTCAGTTTTACCGGGACTTCCCGGCCGAGCTTGAAGAGGCTGCTTATATGGAAGGCTGTTCCAGGGCTTCAGTATTTTTCAGGATTGTCCTGCCGTTATCAAAGCCGGTTATGATTCCATTAACAATCGCATTTTTTCTCGGTAACTGGAACAATTACTTGTGGCCGTTGATCGTCAATAAGAAAAAAGAGTTTGAGGTAGTACAGGTGGCTCTTGCTAATCTGGCCGGTTCCGGATATGCGACACCTTGGAATGTCCTGATTGCCTCGGCTGCGGTTGCCGCCCTGCCAACCTTCATTTTGTTTTTGATTTTGCAAAAGTATTTGGTTGAGGGTATTAAAATGAGCGGCATTAAATAA
- a CDS encoding carbohydrate ABC transporter permease, whose amino-acid sequence MKQNRRKNEIFTAYLFVLPDLIGLLIFVVVPIIFAVYISFHQWNLVSDKVFIGIDNYKKLFSDKEWWNSLLRTFKFTLIYVPTLFVLALLFANAINYLKGKLLGFVRTAFLMPYAITSVIAATLWMFLYDEKRGYINAVLNVFGIPDLQYLGAKNQAMIAIIVVVVWINLGYNMILFLSAMKEIPYECIEAAKIDGAGKWKTFRHITFPLIQNTSVFILITSTIASFQMLDQIMVMTRGGPAKSTEVAVLYIYQQSFDFLNMGYASALSVVLFLILLVFSFVQMKFMMKDN is encoded by the coding sequence ATGAAACAAAATAGAAGAAAAAATGAGATTTTCACGGCCTATCTATTTGTTCTGCCAGATTTGATTGGTCTTTTGATTTTTGTTGTAGTGCCGATAATTTTTGCTGTATATATTAGCTTTCACCAGTGGAATCTGGTGTCAGATAAGGTGTTCATTGGCATTGATAATTATAAAAAGTTATTTTCCGATAAAGAGTGGTGGAATTCCCTTCTTAGGACATTTAAGTTTACATTGATATATGTTCCGACGTTATTTGTCCTGGCGCTGTTATTTGCCAATGCAATTAACTATTTAAAGGGAAAGCTGTTAGGATTTGTCCGCACGGCGTTTTTAATGCCGTACGCGATCACATCTGTAATTGCGGCGACTCTGTGGATGTTTTTATATGATGAGAAGAGAGGTTATATCAATGCCGTTCTGAATGTATTCGGAATCCCGGATTTGCAGTATCTGGGCGCGAAAAATCAAGCGATGATCGCGATTATTGTGGTCGTAGTCTGGATTAACCTGGGATACAATATGATTCTGTTTTTATCAGCGATGAAAGAGATTCCTTATGAATGCATTGAAGCGGCAAAGATTGACGGGGCCGGTAAATGGAAAACGTTTCGCCATATCACCTTCCCCTTGATTCAAAATACAAGTGTATTTATATTAATCACATCAACAATTGCATCGTTTCAGATGCTTGATCAAATTATGGTTATGACTCGGGGCGGTCCGGCAAAATCAACCGAAGTAGCAGTGCTTTACATTTATCAGCAGTCATTTGATTTCCTGAATATGGGGTATGCTTCAGCCTTATCGGTGGTATTGTTCCTGATATTACTGGTGTTCTCATTTGTACAGATGAAATTTATGATGAAAGACAACTAA
- a CDS encoding ABC transporter substrate-binding protein, with protein sequence MKKILTLVLAVALMAGAISGCGEKAASDDDKSNQVTLQFWAFQVDKEKSFMEKCVEDFNASHDDIQVEITFLNQSDYTTTLIPTAFANGEAPDVIFVEAAVMDKYASQGMLGDLTSYYSEELKADIMPSALEAVTYDGKILALPFDMELVGLFYDKDVLDEAEIEVPKTWDELYEAAKKLTTDDRYGLVLPVEAAPYTLYNWWPFEWMNGGQVLSEDKMQAVFDSRENAEALDYWAKFFNDGLSPKTLKIGPWDIGNIGTGAAAMQVAGTYVVNAAEETYGDKNIQVAPLPTPEGEETATCAGGQKLAVTSSSEHQEEAAEFIMWMFGSDDTSRLTEWCTQTKFAYPTRQSVVDENEEVFSKGLREVFTNDIYPVAIPEPSYPAEVTQAVTDALQAVCFGNEAGSEAVKTANEKIAEVLTNN encoded by the coding sequence ATGAAAAAGATCTTGACATTAGTGTTAGCAGTGGCTCTCATGGCAGGCGCCATTTCCGGATGCGGGGAAAAAGCGGCATCTGACGATGATAAAAGCAATCAGGTTACCTTACAGTTTTGGGCTTTTCAGGTCGATAAAGAGAAAAGCTTTATGGAGAAATGTGTGGAAGATTTTAATGCTTCCCATGATGATATTCAGGTAGAGATTACCTTCCTGAATCAGTCTGATTATACAACCACTCTGATTCCAACAGCGTTTGCCAATGGCGAGGCACCGGATGTCATATTTGTGGAAGCGGCGGTAATGGACAAGTATGCCAGCCAGGGAATGCTGGGGGATCTGACATCTTACTATTCGGAAGAATTAAAAGCAGATATAATGCCATCGGCACTGGAGGCCGTCACCTATGATGGTAAGATCTTAGCATTGCCTTTTGATATGGAACTGGTAGGATTGTTCTATGATAAAGATGTGCTGGATGAGGCGGAAATTGAGGTGCCAAAGACCTGGGACGAGCTTTATGAAGCAGCGAAGAAACTGACAACTGATGACCGTTATGGTTTAGTTCTGCCGGTAGAAGCAGCACCTTATACCTTGTATAACTGGTGGCCGTTTGAGTGGATGAATGGCGGCCAGGTGCTGAGTGAGGATAAAATGCAGGCAGTATTTGATTCCAGGGAAAATGCCGAAGCACTGGATTACTGGGCAAAATTCTTTAATGACGGATTGTCTCCAAAGACCTTGAAGATTGGTCCGTGGGATATTGGCAATATCGGTACCGGCGCAGCAGCTATGCAGGTAGCCGGAACCTATGTTGTAAATGCAGCAGAAGAAACCTATGGCGATAAGAATATCCAGGTTGCCCCGCTCCCGACTCCGGAAGGAGAAGAGACGGCAACTTGTGCCGGCGGACAGAAGCTGGCCGTAACCAGTTCGTCAGAACATCAGGAAGAAGCAGCCGAATTTATCATGTGGATGTTTGGTTCTGATGACACGTCAAGATTGACTGAGTGGTGTACCCAGACAAAATTTGCTTATCCGACCAGACAGTCCGTTGTGGATGAGAATGAAGAGGTATTTTCGAAAGGACTCAGAGAAGTATTTACAAATGATATTTATCCGGTTGCAATACCCGAACCAAGCTATCCGGCTGAAGTTACACAGGCGGTTACCGATGCACTGCAGGCTGTTTGCTTTGGCAATGAAGCAGGCAGTGAAGCGGTGAAAACGGCAAATGAAAAAATTGCTGAGGTGCTTACGAATAATTAA
- a CDS encoding LacI family DNA-binding transcriptional regulator → MATSKDVAKLANVSTATVSHVINGTRYVSEEVKNRVKAAMEELDYIPNLAASALKTKKTKTVGLLIPINADESSNIFFMQIALGIDEVLKKRGYFTFLSNTHDSVEQEINEIQNMKNRQIDGLIIAPNPVDSSPLGEVIDGIDTVFIDRIPAGLENQDCVISDAVTGSKEAVLDMISNGHRQIGLISGIVGNQSTADSRYKGYREALKEAGISYQKEWVQFGNSTVADGYKITKTLMENHKVTAIFVTSNIMGVGAVQYFNEHKIRIGKDIEITLFDDYEWIKSVPGTMKVIRQEACEMGKKAAEILVRRMNEKQKTKKKKIHKLPLHLIEKE, encoded by the coding sequence ATGGCAACCAGCAAGGATGTAGCAAAATTAGCTAATGTATCAACAGCGACCGTTTCCCATGTGATCAATGGAACCAGGTACGTGTCTGAGGAAGTGAAAAACCGGGTCAAAGCGGCCATGGAGGAATTGGATTATATACCTAATCTGGCAGCATCTGCCCTTAAAACCAAAAAGACCAAGACAGTGGGCTTGCTGATACCGATTAATGCGGATGAAAGTTCCAATATTTTCTTTATGCAGATTGCACTTGGAATAGATGAGGTATTAAAAAAAAGAGGGTATTTTACTTTTTTAAGTAATACTCATGATAGTGTGGAGCAGGAAATCAATGAAATTCAGAATATGAAGAACCGCCAGATTGATGGTTTGATTATTGCTCCCAACCCTGTCGACAGCAGTCCTTTAGGAGAAGTGATCGACGGTATTGATACCGTTTTTATCGATCGGATTCCAGCCGGCCTTGAGAATCAGGACTGTGTCATCAGCGATGCAGTAACCGGCTCGAAGGAAGCGGTTCTGGATATGATTTCAAATGGTCACCGGCAGATTGGTCTGATCAGCGGCATTGTTGGTAATCAGTCAACCGCCGACAGCCGTTATAAAGGCTATCGGGAAGCGCTAAAAGAGGCCGGAATCAGCTATCAGAAAGAATGGGTGCAATTTGGCAATTCAACCGTAGCCGACGGTTATAAGATAACAAAAACCTTAATGGAAAACCATAAAGTAACAGCAATTTTTGTAACTTCAAATATTATGGGTGTGGGAGCCGTTCAGTATTTTAATGAGCATAAGATCAGAATCGGAAAAGACATAGAAATTACGTTGTTTGACGATTATGAGTGGATCAAAAGCGTTCCGGGCACAATGAAAGTAATCCGCCAGGAAGCTTGTGAGATGGGCAAGAAGGCGGCCGAGATTCTGGTCCGGAGAATGAATGAAAAGCAGAAAACCAAGAAAAAGAAAATACATAAACTCCCACTCCATCTGATTGAAAAGGAGTGA